CTTCTTGGCGACCTCCCCCGCCGCCTTGGAGGCGGGGAGGCGGGTGAGGGCCTCCACCAGTGCCGCTTCGCCATCCTCGAGCGTGGCGGGCGGTGCCTCGCCCGGCGGGCCGACGATGATCACGATCTCGCCCTTGGGCGGCGCCTCGGCATAGCGGGCGGCGAGGGTAGAGAGGGTGCCGGTCACACATTCCTCGAACTTCTTGGTGATCTCGCGCGCCACCCCCGCCTCGCGGTCGCCCAGCCCCTCAGCCAGTGCCGACAGGCAGGCGGAAAGGCGCGGGCCCGATTCATACAGCACCAGCGTCGCCTTGATGGCCGCGACCTCCGCGATCGCCTCTGCTCGCGCATGCGCCTTGCTCGGCAGGAAGCCGAGGAAGAAGAAGCGGTCGGTTGGCAGCCCCGCCAGCGTCAGCGCGGCGATCGCGGCGCAGGGGCCGGGGATCGTCACCACGGTGTGGCCAGCCGCGCGGGCGTCGCGGACCAGCTTGTAGCCGGGGTCGGAGATCAGCGGCGTGCCCGCATCCGATACCAACGCAACCGCCTCGCTCCCCATCCGCGCGATCAGCCCGGGGCGGACGGCATCGGCATTATGGTCGTGATAGGGCTGCATCGGCCGCTTCACCCCGATGTGGCGGAGCAGTCCGGCGGTCACCCGACTGTCTTCCACTGCAACCACATCGGCTTGCGAGAGTATGTTGCTGGCGCGCGGCGACAGGTCACCGAGATTGCCGATCGGGGTGGCGACGATATAGAGGCCGGGCGCAAGCGTGTTTTCCATCGGGGAGTGTCATGGCAGAGGGCAGCGGCAAATCGCAACCGGGACGCATCGCGTCCCTTCGTTTGGCCGTGACCGGTCTGGCTCTTCTGGCGAGCGCCTGCGTCGCGCCGCGCGGCGGTCCGCCGACCGCGCCGCCCGCACCGGCCGAGCGCCCGGCCGAGCGCCCGAGCACGCCGATCCAGCAGGGATTGCCACAGGATGTCGCGCGCCACCGCGTGGCGCTGCTGGTGCCGCTGACGGGCACCAATGCCGGACTCGGCCGCTCGCTGCAGAATGCGACGCAGCTGGCGATCCTCGACACCAACACCGATGCGATTCGCATCACCAGCTACGACACCGCCGGCCCCGGCGGCGCGATCGCCGCTGCCGAGCGCGCGGTGTCCGAGGGCAACAAGGTGATCCTCGGCCCACTGCTCGGCGAGGATGCTCGCGCGGTCGCGCCGATCGCGCGCAAGGCGCGGGTGCCGGTGCTGAGCTTTTCCAATGATGCCAGCGCCGCCGGCAACGGCGTTTATCTGCTCGGCTATTCACCCACCCAATCGATCGAGCGCGTGGTGGATTATGCCAAGGGCAACGGTATTACCCAGTTCGCCGGGCTGATCCCCTCGGGCGTCTATGGCCAGCGCAGCTCGACCGCGTTCCTGCGCGCAGTGGAAGGCGCCGGCGGTAAGGTGCTCTCGATGCAGAATTACGATGCGCGGCCGGGATCGATGAACGGTGCGATCGCCAGGCTTGCAGGCGTGCCCTATCAGGCGATCCTGATCGCGGGCAGTGCCGGCTCGGCGACGGTTGCGGTGCCGGTGATCCGCCGGTCGGGCGCGGGCAAGTCGGCGCGGGTGCTCGGCACCGAATTGTGGAACACCGATTCGGCGATCGCCAGCCGCCCGGTGCTCAACGGCTCCTGGTTCGCCAGTGTGCCCGACGGCGTGTATCGGCAATATGCGGTGAAGTATCGCACCCGCTTCGGCGCGGCGCCCTACCGCCTCTCGGCGCTCGGCTATGATGCGGTGCTGCTGACGGTGCGGATCGCGCGCGATTGGAAGAACAATACCGACTTCCCCGTCTCGATGCTGGTCGACCATGATTTCGGCGGTGTCGACGGCGCCTTCCGCTTCGGCCGCGACGGCATCGCCGCGCGCGCGCTGGAAGTGCAGGAAGTGCGGGACGGGTCGATCGTGACGGTGTCGGCTGCACCGGCGAGCGCGCAGTAGAAGGCCTGAACGTCCAATGTCGTCATCCCGGCGAAAGCCGGGATGACGACATTGCGGTTCAGGCGACGATCTCGCGCAGGATGGCCTCCAGCACCGGCATGCCCGTCTCGGTAACCCGCAGCCGTGTGCCGTCACGCTCGGCCAGCCCTTGCCGGACGATCCGGTCGAGCGCCCTTGCATCGATCGGCGGCGCGCCCTCCGCCAGCAGAGCAATGCGATCAAGGTCGATACCCTCGCCGATCCGCAGCCCCATCAGCAGCGCCTCGATCGCGCGGTCGGCGGGATCGAGGTGGTCCTCGCACTCCATCCCGTGCCCGTTGCGGTCCAGCGCCGCCAGCCAGTTCTCGGGCTTCTTGTGGCGCAGCGTTGCGAGGCCCCCGCGCCGGCCATGCGCGCCCGGCCCGACACCCGCATAGTCGCGATAGCGCCAATAGGTGAGGTTGTGCCGGCTCTCCGCACCCGGGCGGGCGTGGTTGGAAATCTCATAGGCCGGCAGCCCCGCCGCGGCAGTGATCGCGCGGGTCATCTCGAACAAATCCGCGCCCATATCGGCATCGGGGATGGTCAGCTGGCCCTTCGCCGCCAGCGTCGCGAAGCGCGTGCCCGGCTCGATGGTCAGCTGGTAGAGCGAGAGATGCTCGGTCCCGAATCCGATCGCGCGGCGCAGCTCGGCTTCCCAAGCGTCCAGCGACTGGCCCGGCCGGGCATAGATCAGGTCGAAGCTTACCCGTTCGAATGCGGCCTGCGCGGTGGCCAGCGCCGCCAGGCCTTCGTCGACGCCGTGCGCGCGGCCAAGGAAGACCAGCGCCTCGTCATCGAGCGCCTGCAGTCCAAGCGATACGCGATTTACACCAGCCCTGGCGATGTCTGCGAAGCGTGCCGCCTCTACCGAGGAGGGGTTGGCCTCCAGCGTGATCTCGATGCCGTCTTCGAAGCGCCAAACGCTCGCGGCCGCGTCGATGATCGCAGCGACCGTCTCGGGCGGCATCAGCGAGGGCGTGCCGCCGCCGAAGAAGATCGAGCCCAGCCGCCGCCCCGGCAGCATCGCCGCCTCATGGGCGAGGTCCGCCAACAGCGCATCGCGCCACCGCGCCTGGTCGACGCTTTCGCGGACATGGCTGTTGAAGTCGCAATAGGGGCATTTGGACACGCAGAACGGCCAATGCACATAGAGTGCGAGCGGGGCGAGGTCTGCTGTCATGCTTTGTCCGGTGGAGCGGGTAGCGGGAATCGAACCCGCGTATTCAGCTTGGAAGGCTGCTGCACTACCATTGTGCTATACCCGCCCGATGGACATGCGCCTGCCACAAGCAGGGGCGTGCGGTCAACTGCCCGGGTTCGCGGCGGTTCCGGACGCGTTCACCGGCTGCGGCCCGTTGCGCGTCACGTCCAGCTGCGAGTCGCCGCCGAGTGCGCGGTAGAGGTTCACCCGGTTGGTCGCCGCGGTGAGCTG
This genomic window from Sphingomonas sp. contains:
- a CDS encoding penicillin-binding protein activator, whose product is MAEGSGKSQPGRIASLRLAVTGLALLASACVAPRGGPPTAPPAPAERPAERPSTPIQQGLPQDVARHRVALLVPLTGTNAGLGRSLQNATQLAILDTNTDAIRITSYDTAGPGGAIAAAERAVSEGNKVILGPLLGEDARAVAPIARKARVPVLSFSNDASAAGNGVYLLGYSPTQSIERVVDYAKGNGITQFAGLIPSGVYGQRSSTAFLRAVEGAGGKVLSMQNYDARPGSMNGAIARLAGVPYQAILIAGSAGSATVAVPVIRRSGAGKSARVLGTELWNTDSAIASRPVLNGSWFASVPDGVYRQYAVKYRTRFGAAPYRLSALGYDAVLLTVRIARDWKNNTDFPVSMLVDHDFGGVDGAFRFGRDGIAARALEVQEVRDGSIVTVSAAPASAQ
- the hemW gene encoding radical SAM family heme chaperone HemW is translated as MTADLAPLALYVHWPFCVSKCPYCDFNSHVRESVDQARWRDALLADLAHEAAMLPGRRLGSIFFGGGTPSLMPPETVAAIIDAAASVWRFEDGIEITLEANPSSVEAARFADIARAGVNRVSLGLQALDDEALVFLGRAHGVDEGLAALATAQAAFERVSFDLIYARPGQSLDAWEAELRRAIGFGTEHLSLYQLTIEPGTRFATLAAKGQLTIPDADMGADLFEMTRAITAAAGLPAYEISNHARPGAESRHNLTYWRYRDYAGVGPGAHGRRGGLATLRHKKPENWLAALDRNGHGMECEDHLDPADRAIEALLMGLRIGEGIDLDRIALLAEGAPPIDARALDRIVRQGLAERDGTRLRVTETGMPVLEAILREIVA
- the rsmI gene encoding 16S rRNA (cytidine(1402)-2'-O)-methyltransferase, translating into MENTLAPGLYIVATPIGNLGDLSPRASNILSQADVVAVEDSRVTAGLLRHIGVKRPMQPYHDHNADAVRPGLIARMGSEAVALVSDAGTPLISDPGYKLVRDARAAGHTVVTIPGPCAAIAALTLAGLPTDRFFFLGFLPSKAHARAEAIAEVAAIKATLVLYESGPRLSACLSALAEGLGDREAGVAREITKKFEECVTGTLSTLAARYAEAPPKGEIVIIVGPPGEAPPATLEDGEAALVEALTRLPASKAAGEVAKKLGLDRKALYARAMELKG